One Sodalinema gerasimenkoae IPPAS B-353 DNA segment encodes these proteins:
- a CDS encoding precorrin-8X methylmutase yields MEWHSTEAQGLSIVDREFGPSELSPAEYHIVRQVVYETADFEYKTLIRFSETALQEGAAALAARTTLVVDVPMVQVGITANIMETFANPVYCSMDALTRPQKEKTKAAWGIETLARRYPEGIFVVGQSQTALMSLVELIESEAIRPALVVSTPTGFNEIDFLKERLNDSRIPHIRSAGRKGSAVVAVAILNSLVDLAWQAYGIVDS; encoded by the coding sequence ATGGAGTGGCATTCAACAGAAGCTCAAGGCCTGAGCATTGTCGATCGCGAGTTTGGTCCGTCTGAACTTTCCCCGGCTGAGTATCATATTGTCCGCCAAGTCGTATATGAAACAGCAGATTTCGAGTACAAAACCCTGATCCGCTTTTCGGAAACGGCTCTTCAGGAAGGGGCCGCAGCCCTGGCGGCCCGGACGACTTTGGTGGTGGATGTTCCCATGGTTCAAGTGGGAATTACGGCCAACATTATGGAAACCTTCGCCAATCCTGTCTATTGCAGCATGGATGCTCTGACTCGTCCTCAGAAGGAGAAGACCAAAGCCGCTTGGGGCATTGAAACCTTGGCTCGTCGCTATCCAGAAGGAATTTTTGTCGTGGGACAGTCCCAGACAGCATTGATGTCTCTGGTGGAACTGATTGAGTCAGAAGCCATCCGTCCGGCGTTGGTGGTTAGCACTCCGACTGGGTTTAATGAGATTGATTTCCTCAAGGAACGTCTCAATGATTCCCGGATTCCTCATATTCGCAGTGCCGGACGCAAGGGATCGGCGGTGGTGGCGGTGGCAATTCTCAATAGTTTGGTGGATTTGGCTTGGCAAGCCTATGGCATCGTGGATAGTTAA
- a CDS encoding TPM domain-containing protein, translating into MPNLKRTLGFILATCVACMTWAVSPAYAFDNPELLPDVETPIIDLADTLTSVQEEQLIASLDQLEAETGYKLRVLTQFDRTPGRAVKEFWHLDDKSVLLIADSRGGNLLGFNVGDAVYNLMPRTFWIELQTRYGNQFFVRDNGEDQSILQSLESVETCLRRGGCQVVPGLPREQWILTLITSALGGIVCGFAAQPRDGKMFAWQWALIFSPLWGILFIAFGIGPVVTRTSDWLPLARNILAFAIGALAAYLTPIINHSASDAT; encoded by the coding sequence ATGCCAAACCTCAAACGCACCCTCGGATTTATTCTTGCCACCTGCGTTGCCTGTATGACTTGGGCGGTGTCCCCAGCCTACGCCTTCGATAACCCGGAACTGTTGCCGGATGTCGAAACCCCCATTATCGACCTCGCTGACACCCTCACCAGCGTCCAGGAAGAACAACTTATAGCCAGCCTCGACCAACTCGAAGCCGAAACTGGCTATAAACTGCGGGTACTCACCCAGTTCGATCGCACTCCCGGACGAGCTGTTAAAGAATTCTGGCACCTCGACGATAAAAGCGTTCTCCTCATTGCCGATTCCCGAGGCGGTAATCTGCTGGGCTTCAACGTCGGTGATGCCGTCTATAACCTGATGCCACGAACCTTCTGGATTGAACTACAAACGCGCTACGGCAATCAATTCTTTGTCCGGGATAATGGCGAAGATCAATCGATTCTGCAATCCCTAGAATCCGTTGAAACCTGTCTGCGTCGGGGTGGCTGCCAGGTGGTTCCGGGACTCCCCCGTGAACAATGGATTCTCACCCTCATCACCTCAGCCTTAGGCGGCATTGTCTGCGGCTTTGCCGCTCAGCCTCGGGATGGCAAAATGTTTGCTTGGCAATGGGCCTTAATCTTCTCACCCCTGTGGGGCATTCTCTTTATCGCTTTCGGAATTGGCCCTGTTGTCACTCGCACCTCGGACTGGCTACCCCTAGCTCGTAACATCCTCGCCTTCGCCATTGGTGCTTTGGCCGCCTACCTCACTCCGATTATCAATCACTCCGCTTCGGATGCGACCTAA
- a CDS encoding thioredoxin family protein, which produces MVRTPSTMLDLGTPAPPFTLPDTVSGETITLDSFKGKKALLVIFLCEHCPFVKHVQGELAKIGHDYAEQGLGVVAISANDISTHPADAPEHLKRMAQTLGFNFPVCYDETQAVAKAYTAACTPDFFLFDGDRKLVYRGQLDDSRPGNDKPLNGKDLRAAIEQALAGKPISPEQKPSIGCNIKWTPGQEPEYFGN; this is translated from the coding sequence ATGGTACGCACCCCCTCGACGATGCTCGATTTGGGAACCCCCGCCCCGCCATTCACTCTCCCGGACACTGTTTCCGGGGAAACCATCACCCTGGACTCCTTTAAGGGCAAGAAAGCCCTCTTGGTGATTTTCCTCTGTGAGCATTGTCCCTTCGTCAAACATGTGCAAGGGGAACTGGCTAAAATCGGTCACGATTATGCTGAACAAGGATTAGGGGTTGTGGCCATCAGTGCTAACGATATCTCAACCCATCCCGCCGATGCCCCAGAACATCTCAAACGCATGGCCCAAACCCTAGGGTTTAACTTCCCCGTCTGTTACGACGAAACTCAAGCTGTCGCCAAAGCCTATACTGCTGCCTGCACCCCAGACTTCTTCCTCTTCGACGGCGATCGCAAACTCGTCTATCGGGGTCAACTCGATGATAGTCGCCCTGGGAACGATAAACCGCTCAATGGTAAGGATTTACGTGCCGCCATTGAACAGGCGCTGGCGGGGAAACCCATCTCCCCTGAGCAAAAACCCAGTATCGGCTGCAATATTAAATGGACACCTGGGCAAGAGCCGGAGTATTTTGGGAATTAG
- a CDS encoding sensor histidine kinase — MLLSCPLTLSQLLAQQDHLAAIAASEGDGPDVDHQWRAAVAALNQLLRSPSPAESPVAGLMICAPTPVLSDGVSGEEFKTWMINSPGGDRLGQSQACLPGASSQASTTTTAARGLSLTADDPLTQEQFALILTAELSLVMVRGWGDRGEPLFQYSFEPEVVTAAWQLLRDRLQGPEAIAEIERQWQQYPPVEPHYKTVMQFGQTLFYTATTHRNGSGATSSTAKWASFRTNFRVDLPSKAVFETPFNPPPSEAPDVELLRAMAHEVRTPLSTIRTLTKLILKRQDVPQGVRPWLEQIDRECSEQIGRFELIFKAVELETGERSRSPMHLTATSLADVVDSCIPRWQKQASRRSLKLEVLLPQQMPQVVSDPNLLDRVLTGAIDHFTCRLPVGSNIQVKVMPAGHQLKLQLKANSDSKHTTNLHTAPSFKSIGQLLNVQPETGNISLNLSATKSLFQALGGKLIVRHRPQQGEVLTIFLPLN; from the coding sequence GTGCTGCTATCTTGCCCATTGACCTTAAGCCAATTACTTGCCCAACAGGATCATCTCGCCGCGATCGCCGCTTCGGAGGGGGATGGCCCTGATGTGGATCATCAATGGCGTGCTGCGGTAGCGGCTCTGAATCAGCTACTGCGATCGCCCTCCCCGGCCGAGTCCCCGGTGGCGGGCCTGATGATTTGCGCCCCAACCCCAGTCCTCAGTGATGGGGTATCTGGGGAGGAGTTCAAAACCTGGATGATTAACTCCCCTGGGGGCGATCGCCTTGGCCAATCTCAGGCTTGTCTCCCTGGGGCCTCGTCTCAAGCTTCGACAACGACAACAGCCGCTCGGGGGCTATCTCTGACGGCAGATGATCCCTTAACTCAGGAGCAATTTGCCTTAATCCTGACGGCTGAGTTGAGTTTGGTCATGGTGCGAGGTTGGGGGGACCGAGGAGAACCCCTGTTTCAATATTCCTTTGAGCCGGAGGTGGTGACAGCAGCATGGCAACTCTTGCGCGATCGCCTTCAGGGCCCTGAAGCCATCGCTGAGATTGAACGACAGTGGCAGCAGTATCCCCCCGTCGAGCCTCACTACAAGACGGTGATGCAGTTTGGGCAAACGTTATTTTATACCGCCACCACTCACCGTAACGGTTCGGGGGCAACCTCTAGCACGGCAAAGTGGGCTTCATTCCGGACAAATTTCCGAGTGGATCTGCCCTCGAAAGCGGTGTTTGAGACTCCCTTTAACCCCCCGCCTTCAGAAGCCCCGGATGTGGAGTTATTGCGGGCCATGGCCCATGAAGTGCGGACTCCCTTGAGTACCATTCGCACCCTAACGAAGCTAATTTTAAAACGACAGGATGTTCCCCAAGGGGTTCGCCCCTGGTTGGAACAGATTGATCGTGAATGTAGCGAGCAGATTGGCCGGTTTGAACTGATTTTCAAAGCCGTTGAGTTGGAAACCGGAGAGCGATCGCGATCTCCGATGCACCTGACGGCCACCTCCCTCGCCGATGTGGTGGATAGCTGTATTCCCCGTTGGCAAAAGCAAGCCAGTCGTCGCAGTTTGAAGTTAGAGGTGTTACTCCCCCAACAAATGCCCCAAGTGGTGAGCGATCCGAATTTACTCGATCGGGTCTTAACCGGGGCGATCGACCATTTTACCTGTCGCCTACCGGTGGGGAGCAACATCCAAGTCAAGGTGATGCCCGCCGGACATCAGTTAAAACTGCAACTCAAAGCGAATTCAGACTCTAAACACACTACGAACTTACACACGGCCCCCTCCTTTAAATCCATTGGACAACTACTCAACGTTCAACCGGAGACGGGAAATATCAGCCTCAATCTCTCGGCCACCAAGAGTCTCTTTCAGGCCTTAGGGGGGAAACTAATCGTCCGCCATCGTCCCCAACAGGGCGAAGTTCTGACGATTTTTCTGCCCTTAAATTGA
- a CDS encoding PCP reductase family protein, with protein sequence MSNFDFADELQWTPEATAKLKNIPYFVRSQARKRIEELARNAESEAVTVEYVEQARLEFGQ encoded by the coding sequence ATGTCTAACTTTGATTTCGCCGATGAACTCCAGTGGACTCCCGAAGCCACTGCCAAACTGAAAAATATTCCTTATTTCGTGCGATCGCAGGCCCGCAAGCGTATCGAAGAACTGGCCCGAAATGCAGAATCCGAGGCCGTCACCGTCGAGTACGTCGAACAGGCCCGATTAGAATTTGGGCAGTAA